The Chaetodon auriga isolate fChaAug3 chromosome 20, fChaAug3.hap1, whole genome shotgun sequence genome contains the following window.
CCTGTTGAGAAACCAAATGATCTCATCTCAGGAACGGCGCATTACTTTGCCTGATTAGATCGCGTGTTAGTTTGTCCTTCACGGTGTGACTCGTCCGTGGTTGTTTTCCTTGGCTGTTTGTTGGCGTCTCAATGTGCTCTTGAACTGTGTCGGCCAAGCTTCTTACAATCTGTGCCTTCTACGAAGCGGCAGGAGCGACAACACTGCtggattgtgttttgttttgttttgttttgttttttttcttttctcaaacCAATATTGGGTTCACTGTGAAACCGGAGGAGTACTTCTATGCATGGGTTAACGCTGGGACGGTCAGCGTGGCGTGGACGTTGTGAGATAAAGGTGGAGGATACTGCCCTCTTCTGCCTGAATGGAGGTAGATGCATTACGACTTGTTGGCATGATTTGTCTGAAAGGTTTGCCAGTCGGATCGTTCCACTGCGTAAACTCAGACTGGTGCCACAATCCTCAATATAAGCTGgaataaaaccacacaaataTTTGAAATGCAGTAACCTGTAGTGTTGCTTtttgtgcgtctctgtgtgtgatacATTTTGGATGAAGAGGTTTTAGgtttgatgaaaacagcagcacctgGACACATGGTGGAAGAActactcagatcctttacttaaaaaccaaaaaccagCAGTGTCAATATACTCAATGTGAAGTAAAAGTGTGTAAAATTGCATTTAAAATCCTCCCTAAGTAAAAGCAGGGAAGTATTAAAGTATCAAAGTCAAAGCACTTCTTCAGCTGAGAAGCCTCTGTGACtgatattattatatatgaCATGATGAGATTGTTGATACTGATGTGTGCGCAGCAGTCCAGTGGTCCCCAGCTGAGTGAAAACTACAGCATGGGAGTAGAAGTATAACTTAGCACTAaaaggaaatactcaagtgaagtacaagcgcctcaaaattgtacttgagtGAACGCAGGATCTGCCACTGCAGACAGAAGGAGGCAAAACAGCAAAGTCAACATCTGCAGTGGCAGATTTATGTGAGTCACATCAGACCAGACCGGATGTTTCAGAAGCAGTAATTTTCCAACGTTAAATGTTCTTCCtatttcaacacacacacgctgcttaTGAACAACTGAATCATTGCATTTGTTAGagtcagtggtggaggaagtattcaggtcCTTTACTTAAAGTCCTGTACTCAAAACCTGACTTAAGTacaagtattatcagcaaattTTATGTAgtgtatcaaaagtaaaaatacacattatgCAGTACAATGGACTGTTTTAATgttatatctgatgtttttagATTAGATgcattaatgttgcattttactgctgtagatgtttaaggttgagctcattttaattactttatattCTGATTAATCTACAGCAGTgtatcatattctataagatcatcatgtgtttttagcatcactgtcctgtgagaaccacaaatctccaaaatgtcagaaaaacagcctgttttcagctttgtgacgatgcattttccagtaaatccaagaggctttttgaAGAGTTTAGATTAGGAGGTGGGAGAAATTTCTCAAACCATGAAGTAACATTTAATCCTTCAATTTTGTCAGAATGATAAATATAAACactggagatacgtggttttcactggaggAGGGGTGTGAAAAATTGTAATCTGGaaagtaaccagtaactaaagctgtcagacaaacgtTGGACAAAGGGACAATATTTGCATATGAGATGAATAAAGTATTAAGAAGTATGAAgttaaagtaaataaagtatAAAGCTGCATAAAAGGAAATACTCAGATGAAGTGCACGTACTTCGAATTTActcttaagtacagtacttgagtaaatgtacttagttacatgGCACCGCTGACTGGCACATCTCGGAGAGCCTTCTGCCTGCGGGCTGATGCAGCGGCTCCGCGCGCTGCAGACGGGGGACGCAGCGCCCCCTGCCGGTTCAGCCGGTACCGCCGGGGGGAGGAGCCGCACGGCAGCTTTATAAAACCGCCTTGATCCTGTAAACGAAAACAGTCCcgaaagacagacagctgcagacaccaGCCGAGACACCTCCGAGGGCCACCGGGCACACGGCGAACCCCTCACCTTCATACCGGAGCTGAGCGCGCAGACCGTCCGCCGTTGTCGACGTCGCTAGTCggtgaaaaaaacagaaaagcgGAGCGGGGACGCCGCTGCCTGCCGCTGGATCTACACCGCAACGCATCTGCGCAGCGCACAGCGACGACGAGGGCGAGAAAAAACACCGCATCAGTGTTTCTAAAAATGCCGTTTTCCGTTAACGGCATCCTTTGCACGCTCGCGCTGCTGGTCCTGTGGCGGGCGGAGGAGCTCGCGGAAGCGTGCAGCTGCGCCCCGGTGCATCCGCAACAGGCGTTCTGCAACGCGGATGTAGGTGAGTACAGCGGCGGGgactgttgttgttattgttgttgttgttgtttaccttGCCCATGTTGCACCAGGCTGCTGCACATCTGACGGGAGCTCCAGCGGCGCTCAGGCCGCCCCTGGTGCGCGCTGAATGGGCGCACAGAGGCTTCTGGAAGCCGTTGGAAAGCCCGGAGGTGGAGGGTGTCGCTCCTCAAGGCCATGGCCCGACAGCTCGCATTGCATTCAGACTGCAGACCCCATTGACAGATTTTGTCACGTCATGGTGACAAACGTGCACCTCTAAAATGGCCCAGAATCCGTCTGTGGTTCACAggaataaaattaaaatatgttGTTTAGGTGTAATGGAGGCATGTTTTGACTggacgcacacacccacacacacaaacacatgctcatTTTGAGGTAAAGTCCCCTTAAAATGCATCTTAACATCACAACAGGGAGTTAAAAGTGCACCTGTGTCGCTCACTGATGAGTTAATAATGACCTTAATGAACTTTATGCTAATTATCCCCTCTGATGTCATTGTCTGCGTGCAAGCCACAACAGGAGGGCTGcattctgctgtgtgtcagggtgtttgtgtgtgtcagggtggtGAACAGGAAGGAGTCCGGGACCATCGCTGTACATAATGTCTCAGGTCTGGAGCCCAGTGGTGTGTTTACCAGGCTTCACCCTCAGCAGCTCCGGGACGGAGCGGCGTCGCCTGGCTTCTGCAGGGCAACGTGGCacaagagagggaaagagacaagGAGGGAAAGAGCGGAGAGGAGGACAAGGGATGGAGAATGTGAAGAGAAATTTCAGGGAGGTGGGGAGGAAGGGGATTGAATCTCAACCACAGAATATGTCACACCGCGagcttctttcctcctcttttatttCCATTCCTGCCCTGTTTCTTCCTGTGAGGGGTGGTGCTGGGAGGAATTACAGGAATGCTGCTGGGGTTTTCCCAACTTTTGCTCCGGTGtaacacagggacacacacacacacacacacagctcatacACTGTAGGCCTGCTGCATGCATGGTggactctctcacacacacacactctggctaCAGATGACATCTGGCTGTCAGCTCAGGGtgtgttttgggggaaaaagcaataaaagtcACGGTCAAAGTTAAAATATGCATGGTATCCTTGAGAATGAGAAACTTCAAGACCACACTACTTTGGCTCCCTCTCCCTTCTTTCGACTCCTTATTCACACACTTCCACATgcacgggtgtgtgtgtggataagatgtgtatctgtgtgatTCCTTATTGCAAAATGAGCgctctgttttcaggtgtgACTCAGTAGTTCAGTGAGCTGGCAGGCCTGAGAGACGGCGTGTTGTGTTTGGTGCGCTCGTGTTGTTTTTAAAgggtgtgtgagtcagtgtagCTGTTGTCCGCTGAGGGGGGAGGATGCTCGATTGAAGGCAGTGCAAACCGCTAAATGGCAACAGTGGTCGATGTCATTGTCCGGCGATGATTTCAGGGTGGACCTGAGGATGAGACCGTGGTTTTTGGCGGATCTGAAAACCCCAATCTGCGGGGAGAAACACCCCCAGATAAGATGCTGCACAGGCAGCGGTGAAGGCAGGACCGTAGAGAGGAGAAATGGGTTTTGCAGGCTTGCAGCGAGGCAGAGAATCAGAATAGAGTTGGTTGTCTGGCTGCCCAGAATGTGCATGTAGGCAACAACAAAGCGGCATTGTCAACAGCTTCGCGGTCTGACAAttgatatttgttttgtgttgttttttcatggCGTGTTCGCGTACATGCTGCACATGCAGGGACCAGCAccagtgtgcgtgtgtcaccttctgtttttcatgcttaATGATGCTCCGGGTCGGACCGCAAGCTATAAAGATCGAGCCGTGTCATGCACCAtccacacaatcacacacacacacacacacactcaatcacacATGTGCAGAGACAAACATCCTCCTTTCATATAAATCTGTTGCCCACAAAGGGGAACTTCCCCGGCAGCCCTGCCCAGTCAGACTGTCCTGAGGCTGGGCGGTGTGGAAGACCAGAGTcaccctgctgtctgcaggagtGGACATGCAACAACACATGCACGCTGACTGTGCACGTCTCCATTTATGGGAGTATAGACATGTTTTCTTCTCGACATGCGTAGAAACAAAGTTTAACCCTGTGGTGCAAAACCTCACGTCACTCTGTTGAAAATACTTCAGACTGTATTTGAAGAGTCAGTTTTTTAGCCTGATGGCAACATCGTACAGTACAAACAACTGGATcatgttgtgtatttgtatttaagctgtgtttatacacacatttctttgcCAGAATCCCTCATATATGTCTCATAAAGACTTTTCACTAAGGTTGAAATATTTAACAGTTGATTAATacttaataaaataaaataaaataaatgtacacgTGACtcagatgaagaagaagtcGCTCAAAGTGATGATTTGTCACccagctgcagttcctctcatgTCTTTGGAGCctttaaacattttttcagctcattgttttggttttctggcccacATGTTGGTTCAGTTTTGTGGCCTTTTCAGTGAAATAGCTCTAAAAATCAACTGTACGCTACCAAAAGGATGCAGTTAGCAATTAGCTGGtggacacagtggagcatttagcagctgaagagccagatatttccctcaggacttggtagagaccaaaacggagctaaaatagagtgtaaactgcacttatattcatcaggtggcctgaaacatgactccaaattggcgataatgctgctctgtgtctgctgttcaAGTTCAACGTACAGAGTGATGCTATGTCAGCATTGTGTTTACATCTTGTTCCACCGAGAGGCCAAAAACTCCATTAACCCTGTTTTGTCACGAAGGCGCTAAAAGCCCAATTTTGTTGATAATATCTCTTAAATATAAAACTCCTGATCTGTTGTATACTGACCGCAGTGCAGCTCCAGTGACTGCATCATGAAGACCTCACACAGGAAACCGGAGCTTTGGTCTTTGCTGCACATGTCTTCATCCAGATGTTGACAGAGGCAGGCTGAAGTGTGTTTGAGGGCGGTTCGTCTCTGGTCAAATGACTGGTTAAACAGACGGCCCACATACGTCTGGAGCTGAACAAACCGCACCAGGAAAGTCGGGGATGATTTGGTGGTCACTGGaatatgaaaaaagaaatggataGTCATGCGGTGGATTGAAAGGGGGGCATTGaggatgtggtgtgtgtgtgtgtgtgtgtgtgtgtgtgttcatatgggGTTTGCATGGAAAACATTGCGTAGTGCAACTGATACGCATGTATAAGTCATTAGACGTCGTCCTGGCCGGGAGGGTAGGGGAGCGGGCGAAATGTGGGTCAGTTGGTGGTTTATGGAGGGGGCTCCTGGCTGCTGATTGACTGCTGGTGATCAGATGACTTCAGGATCAACCTGCGGTGAGACGCGGCCGCCTGCAGGCCCCTGGTAGTCGTGCTGTTTTGGCATCACGCTGTGTAGTCTGCTGCCTCCGCAACACGCTGTTTAGACTGCACAGGATCATCCGCTCTGGCTTTATTGCAGGGGGGGGAAGCTGAGAATTAAACGCgtctgcagcactgaggtgaAGACAGATAAGCTCCCGTAACGGCGATCCGTTGTGAGTAACAGGGCGATCTCCCCTCACTGTCGTGTCCTGCTGCTGATTCTTCGCTCATTAGCTCGTGGCTCAGAATGAGGTCAGGAAATGAGAGCGGAAAAACTGAGAGGAATGCAGGAGAGAGTGCCAGCCAGGTAtactgctgcgtgtgtgtgtgtgtgtgtgtgtgtgtgtgtgtgtgtacgtactcTGGCTGCGTATTTGCATAAGCATCAGAGGGGAACCAAAATGCAGAAGTTTGCTTGTGAGGAACTAATGTCTCGGTGAAGCTCTGATGAATGACTTCATAAATCCAGGGATCAGTGCTGGGAGCTGGTTCCTTTTTGTATCCTGCTCCAAGttgattaagaaaaaaaaacctggattTGTTCATCGAAGAGTCAACAAATCTCTTATCTCGCAGACAAGCTTTAAACAGGCTGACACATGATCATCTTATGAGTTTGATATGTGAACCCTTAAGTTAACATACAGCCGGTCTGTGGCCACCTGGTGAATTTGAGTCCAGTATTCAGGGTCCTGGTTTTTCTGAAGGGCCAAACTGCAGCCAGCTAGTTTAAATTTGACAGTCAGTCTGTCCAGGAAGTCCTTCACAGTGATGTACTCACTCGCGCACATGATAAGTGGCAGAAATAGTTGTGTAACACATGAAAGAGGAGAGCTATAGAAAGCAGTTCACCTCCGCATAGCTGGCCAATCAGGGCATGACGTCAGGTGTCGAGGTCAGAGGGTCGGTTTTGGAAACTATTCGACCCTCAGATCTGTTCTGATGTACTGCAGTGTACTGCCACCATCACTCTCTTcatagctctgttttggtctccaccagctcctgagggaactACAACTTTAACAACcacaaccttgattccaaagACGTCAGGActaaaacgtaaataaaaacagagtccAATCATATGTCTACAGAGTGGTGAAcatcgctccatcctcgcttgtgaacgactgagcctttccaggatgcccctttcatacccagtcatgatactatcacctgttaccagtgaacctgtttaccagtggaatgatccaaacaggtgtttttggatcattccacatctttcccaatCTTTAGTTGCTCCTCTCCCTggtgaggtcagacattaaatatattgtctttgtgctgtttttaattgagtgtAAGTCAAAAAtgatgagcaaatgatcacattctgttttgttttacacaatCTTTTTGGTATCCGGGTTGTAAATGCTTCCCTGTGTGTCGTTCGGTGTCGGGCAGGTTGTGTTTGGTGGtcttatcagagctttttccctggaaacagcttcctgctgtgcCTGCAGTCGCCTGATGGCTCTCTGTGGTTTGTCACAACCAGCGACCTCGTTCACGTTACATGTAGTCATTTGATCCGTTATCAATACGAAAATGttgattagagcagcttgaGAGCTCAACCTCAATAGATTCAGTGATGGATTTCAATACGACTTTCctgttttctgaaatgaagACCACCTTCGCTAACACGCTGCAGTATTATCACacctcacagagccacagatgTCATGTATTTAACCattgtgtctgctgctcaggTCATCACCTGCTCACTTAACTGATCGCTGGATGAGATGCCTCAGGATGAGGATCGATTTAACCACCTCTGAACCTCAGTCCAACCAGGTTTAATTATTCAGCTCTTCTGTCAAACACAAATACCAAACTTTTACTATTTCTAGCTTCTTAAATCTGAGGATAATTTTGGAGTCTCAGTTTGttagaggagagaagaagaagggaaacCTGATAGCCGTTGTTTACTTTTATGACATCTTTTGGTTGCAGTTGTAGTAGTGTAGCTagctggtgttgttgttgttgttgcgtTGGCAGAAAAGTATGCATCTTCAGGATCAGGGGAGACATAAACGGGGAAAAGGAAGCGGTGAAGGAAGGAGCAGAAGAACGAGACGCTATTAAGTCTGGGAGCCATGAACCCCCATATTTGTGTCTGCTCCAAGCCATAAACTGAACCCAAGGGTGTAAGAGCAACAGCAgtcaactctgtgtgtgtgtgtgtgtgtgtgtgtgtgtgtgtgtgtgtgtgtgtgtgtgtgtgtgtttatctatGTGTACGTGTCCTCTGTTCCTgcttattttatgttttttttttttctctattgcTCATATTTTCCATTCTGAATAAATGCCCTAAGCATAGCTGAAGCTTGATGTAGCCAGTCAGCccgttaaaacacacacacacacacacacacacacacacactctcacacacacgcacggtgAGAAAAGTGCCTCTGGCCCACTATTTCCCTGTATATCAGCTTTCAAGTTGTATTCTTATTTAATTCTGCTCCTTTGATGGTTTCCTGGTCATGTTTGGAGGCTGGAAgctttgttctgcaggccaAGTCTGTTTAATGCGTCTGGCCCTCGTGCAGTTTTGAACCCAATGGAAACCTTCGGTTGGGTTTTCATTGACTGGGCTACTGAAGAAGCCGAAGCTGAGCTGCTCCGGCTCGTTTTATGGTCGCTGCTGTGCCTCAGTGTGGTATGTGCACTTGAGACTGGAGGCAGCTGTTGAGGTGGTGTTGGCTGCTGTCCATCTGCCCTTTTGTCGGCCCGGGATGTGGTGAACTAGAATCTGAGGCTCGGGTGATGTTTCACTTAACGACTGTCAGTGGAATCGATCAATCAgacagaaaataatctgcaacgccttttgataatcaattaatctcTTAAACTCTTCAAGCAACAATGCCGAatattctctgttttctgtttcatctcacTGCACATTGAGTCTCTGAGCTTAGATCTGTTGGTCGGACATTTGCAGACGCCACCTTGTGATTTGCGAAACTatgatgagcatttttctctattttattatattttatggacaaaacaattaattagAATCTGGAAACTGCTCATTAGATGAATTTGATAATGAGCTGCAGCCCGGCACATCTGgttattgttttatatttttgattaaaataacaaaataagtTCTTAAAAAGTCTTCATGTCACTGTGGAACCCAGTTTTTTGTATTggtttgttcattttcactcgTGATTTGGCTTCTCCGCTATCTTTATGTGTTCACATGCACAGCATACAGCAAACTAAACACACTTCAGTGCATTCACGTCTCCAAAGAACACCTTGGTCACGTATGTGTTTGCTCACAGCAGCGCTCTGTCTGCATCCTTTTAATGGAAATGGCTTCgtctttgtgctttctgtgGGTTGACGGTGGGATCATTTAATGTTCATGTTCCTCTGTGTCCCCAACAGTGATTCGAGCTAAGGtggtgggagagaaagaggtggatTCTGGGAACGATATCTATGGGAACCCCATCAAGAGGATCCAGTATGAGGTCAAACAGATCAAGGTAAGAATACAATGATCGAGTTGAGTTTCTTAACTTGATGGAATATCTGCCAGATGTTTGGTAGCATTTCAGTCAGAAGAGTTTCAGACTTTGGCTCCTTcattctgacctttgacctcgtGGCTGTGGTTGTGTCCCAGATGTTCAAAGGGCCTAACCAGGACATCGAGGCTGTCTTCACTGCTCCCGTGTCCGCTGTCTGTGGCGTTACCCTGGATGCCAATGGCAAGAAGGAGTACTTGATCTCAGGTGTGTTTCACTAGATTTTATGTTTCTGGAGCGGCTGGTCATCTTACCTGTTAACTGACAGGTAGCAACGCAAAACCAAAAATATGATCATGGAAAGTCATTGGTGGCCCATGCCAGCACttgaaggaatagttcagcattttgggaaatattacATTTGATAAGAGTCACTTTGAGAAGTATTTCAAATGTACCTAAAATAATAATTCAGAAGCTAAAGTGATTAATTTCCCTTTAGCAAGAGAAAAGGTGCACTTTAATGGCTGTTTGAGTAAATGAACTGCTGCTGTATTCCtttaaacactgctgctgatatGATTTCACTTTTCTAAGTTTCAACACGCAGACAAGAagtgaaagaataaaaagacagacagacagacagacaggaaagcagcagcaggaattCACAGACAGATAATCAGATATCGACCTCCAGGTGTAAACAGCCTGGCAGACAAACATGAGATCGGATGAAGGACAACAGGCCATTTTGTGTGTTGGAGGAGTAACTGTTTATGTTATTATGGGTAATGATACGCTGCTGACTAAACCCCGCGGAGACGGGGAGTGACCTCGTCTGTCGTGCTGCAGCTTGAGCTCCTGGGAGGTATATCTCGTTGTCCCTGCTCGAGGTGAGATgaccatgaaatgaaaataaaatatttcccTTTAGGAGATAACCGCCTGAAGGGAGCGTCTGCTAGTTCGGTGCATTGTGCCTCAGCGGCTGTCTTTGACCTTGTATTCAAATGTATTGTCACAGATTTTTAACACAAGGCTGCATTTTTACAGCCTTTATTCCTCTTATCATGTTGTTTTGgactgcagcaggcagccaaAGCCCTAAAACCCACCGTACACCCCCTGcccagcagcagacagcggacggttagcagctagctggtgaacgcagcggagcatttagcagc
Protein-coding sequences here:
- the timp2a gene encoding metalloproteinase inhibitor 2a; this encodes MPFSVNGILCTLALLVLWRAEELAEACSCAPVHPQQAFCNADVVIRAKVVGEKEVDSGNDIYGNPIKRIQYEVKQIKMFKGPNQDIEAVFTAPVSAVCGVTLDANGKKEYLISGKAEAGGRMHVTLCDYIMLWDSLSNTQKKGLSQRYQMGCECKIVRCPSLPCEISAPEECLWTDLMIEKQVYGRQANHYACIKRADNSCSWYRGVASPKKEFLDGEEP